The DNA region ATGGGAACTTTTACCTGCTTCACCATTTTGCTGGTCTCACTGTAACCATTTTTAAGAATATGTTGTATAAAGTTCCTGTGGCTTATAACCTTGAGtcatctcttttgtttttgttgtcgttgttgttttttgtttgttttttgttttgtttttttgcattttttcgagacagggtttccctgtgtacccttggctgtcctggaactcactctgcagaccaggctggcctcgaactcagaaatccgcttgcctctgcctcccaagtgctgagattaaaggcgtgcaccaccaccgcctgacctTTACtgttgtattttaaagatttatttttatatggataTAGATGTGCATGCAAATAGTCAGATGCCCTCAAAGTTCAGAAGGCATCGGATCTCCTGGAACCACTTACAGGTGATTTTGAGCCACTTAGTATGCGTACGGGAAACTGAACTGAGGGCCCActggaggagcagccagcctTGAGTTCAACGTTTTTCCTGCCTCATTCTCTTGAGTGCAGCTGGACTATGAATAGGCTAGCGCCACCACGCCTCTTTTCCTATGTTGTTATTCTCAACCTCACCATTAGAAGGCGCCAGATGCAACACAGTTCTCCAACGCACGCGCACTTCACTTGCCAGGAAAGCCTCCTGAGGGGCGGGGCGGGAGGTGGAGTCTGCTGCCTGCGCAGGCGCGGGCCGGCTTTGTGACGTCAGGCCGCGCGGCCCGGCCGGGAATCCAGGTGGTAGCTCGCGGAGGCGCCTCGGGAGAGTGACGCGCAGACTCAGCTCCCCCGCGGCCCGCCCTCCTGCCGGCCTCGCCGCGGTCTCCCTCGCTCCCTGAGATCGCTGAGCGCTGAGCAGCGGCCCGGGGGAGGAGGCCCTGGGCGACGGGGCGCGGAGAGGGAGGGCGGGCGGGCAGTGGGAGCGCCGCGGATCTCTATATGGCGACGGCTCTGTCGGGTCTGGCTGTCCGGCTGTCGCGCTCGGCCGCCGCCCGCTCCTATGGGGTCTTCTGCAAGGGGCTGACTCGCACGCTGCTCATCTTCTTTGACTTGGCTTGGCGGCTGCGCATCAACTTTCCCTACCTCTACATCGTGGCTTCCATGATGCTCAACGTGCGCCTGCAGGTAGGTGAGCCGCGCCCTCAGCATCCCTGCCCACCTGGCTCGGCGGGATGCAGGTGCTTGGGGGGCTCATGCTATCAGCCTGAGGCTGAGTGTG from Mastomys coucha isolate ucsf_1 unplaced genomic scaffold, UCSF_Mcou_1 pScaffold22, whole genome shotgun sequence includes:
- the LOC116068717 gene encoding small integral membrane protein 10-like protein 2A, which codes for MATALSGLAVRLSRSAAARSYGVFCKGLTRTLLIFFDLAWRLRINFPYLYIVASMMLNVRLQVHIEIH